One Candidatus Eisenbacteria bacterium DNA segment encodes these proteins:
- a CDS encoding aromatic amino acid ammonia-lyase: protein MSSPVSLSPPATLSLDDVVRVATGARVGIDERTWPRVEASHELFLRLAASDRLVYGINTGCGPLCDRVVSPAEMAAFQANLVRSHASGLGPLHPGEVSRATLLVRALTLAQGRSGVRRVVVERLVAMLNADVCPAIHETGSVGASGDLVELAHVALALMGEGTVLQGGRMQPARDALRAAGLEPLVLEGREGLALMNGTACEAGQAALAVVGGEELVAVAEAAAAIVFDVLGGNPEAFDARLHAARPHAGQAASAAHLARLLDGSRRVRGAEARRALGDGRAEPVQDPYTLRCVPQILGAVRATIAHAREVVTTEVNAVGDNPTFFAEDGVVLHGGNFHGQPLALAIDYLKVALAEVALSSERRLARLLDPATNGGLPPFLIRDRAGLRSGLMGLQYCASSTVAENAVLAHPATLGSVPTNANNQDVVPMGTVGVRHARRILDNARRVVAIELIAAAEAADLVGTDELAPRTRAVTDAVRSLVAPLAADRPLGADVERVVAAIPSLADLA from the coding sequence GTGTCCTCCCCGGTGAGCCTCTCGCCCCCGGCGACGCTTTCGTTGGACGACGTCGTACGCGTCGCCACGGGAGCGCGGGTCGGCATCGACGAGCGGACTTGGCCGCGCGTCGAAGCGAGCCACGAGCTGTTCCTTCGTCTCGCCGCCTCCGATCGCCTCGTCTACGGCATCAACACGGGCTGCGGGCCGCTGTGCGACCGTGTCGTGTCACCCGCGGAGATGGCGGCCTTCCAGGCGAATCTCGTCCGCAGCCACGCGAGCGGTCTCGGGCCGCTCCACCCGGGCGAGGTGTCGCGCGCGACCCTGCTCGTGCGGGCGCTGACGCTGGCGCAGGGTCGCTCGGGCGTACGGCGCGTCGTGGTCGAGCGGCTGGTCGCGATGCTGAATGCCGACGTCTGTCCCGCGATCCACGAGACGGGATCGGTCGGCGCGAGCGGCGATCTCGTCGAGCTCGCGCACGTGGCGCTCGCGCTCATGGGCGAAGGAACGGTGCTGCAGGGCGGCCGCATGCAGCCGGCGCGCGACGCGCTGCGCGCGGCGGGGCTGGAGCCCCTCGTGCTCGAAGGCCGCGAGGGCCTCGCGCTCATGAACGGCACCGCGTGCGAGGCGGGGCAGGCCGCGCTCGCCGTGGTGGGCGGCGAGGAGCTGGTCGCGGTCGCCGAGGCGGCGGCGGCGATCGTGTTCGACGTGCTGGGCGGCAACCCCGAGGCGTTCGATGCCCGCCTGCACGCGGCGCGCCCCCACGCGGGCCAGGCGGCGAGCGCGGCACATCTCGCGCGGCTGCTGGACGGCAGCCGTCGCGTGCGCGGGGCCGAAGCCCGGCGCGCGCTCGGCGACGGGCGCGCCGAGCCGGTGCAGGATCCGTACACGCTGCGCTGCGTGCCGCAGATCCTCGGCGCGGTGCGGGCGACGATCGCGCACGCGCGCGAGGTGGTGACCACCGAGGTGAACGCGGTCGGTGACAACCCGACCTTCTTCGCCGAGGACGGCGTCGTGCTGCACGGCGGGAACTTCCACGGACAGCCGCTCGCGCTCGCGATCGACTACCTGAAGGTTGCGCTCGCCGAGGTGGCGCTCTCGTCGGAGCGCCGGCTGGCGCGCCTCCTCGACCCGGCGACCAACGGCGGGCTGCCGCCGTTCCTGATCCGCGATCGGGCCGGGTTGCGGAGCGGCCTCATGGGCCTGCAGTACTGCGCCAGCTCGACGGTGGCGGAGAACGCCGTGCTGGCGCATCCGGCGACGCTCGGGTCCGTTCCGACCAACGCCAACAACCAGGACGTGGTGCCCATGGGAACGGTCGGCGTGCGCCACGCGCGCCGGATCCTCGACAACGCCCGTCGCGTGGTGGCGATCGAGCTGATCGCCGCCGCCGAGGCCGCGGACCTCGTGGGAACGGACGAGCTGGCGCCGCGCACGCGTGCCGTCACCGACGCGGTGCGATCGCTCGTGGCGCCGCTCGCCGCCGATCGCCCCCTCGGTGCCGACGTCGAACGGGTCGTAGCCGCGATCCCGTCGCTCGCCGACCTCGCCTGA